One genomic segment of Longimicrobium sp. includes these proteins:
- a CDS encoding F0F1 ATP synthase subunit gamma: GDILETLTRTYNRVRQAAITQEIAEIVGGAAALE; encoded by the coding sequence GGCGACATCCTGGAAACGCTCACGCGGACGTACAACCGCGTGCGGCAGGCGGCCATCACGCAGGAAATCGCCGAGATCGTCGGCGGTGCGGCGGCGCTGGAATAA